The window CTGGTgatcttcaatgatttcttctgTGTACAATTCTaatcttttctgtattatttttgacAGTATCTTGTATGAAGTATTCAACAATGAAATTCCCCTGTAATTATTTGGCTCTTGTTTGTCCCCCTTTTTGTGTAAAGGCACAATTATGGCTTCCTCCCAGTCCAAAGGCATCTCTTCTTTTTTCCCATATGTCTTCTATAAGCTTGTGCAGTTGAGACGCAAGTTCGATACCTCCAGCCTTTAACATTTCGGAAGTTATTCCATCGCTTCCTGGTGCCTTGTGGTTCTTAAGTCCTCTAATTACTTCCCGGATCTCTTCTAATGTGGGTTTTTTTACTTCAGGTTGTACATTCTGATACACTGGTACGtccatattaatattattcttaacttCCCCATTAAGTAAAGCTTCAAAATAATCCTTCCACACATTGAGAACTTCATTTCTTTCTGTCGTGATCGTTCCATTTATTTTGACGCCATATGAGCTTGGTGTGTATCCCTCCTTGaaagttttaattgatttgtaaaaGTCTCTTGGGTTGGTGACATAATTTGTCTCAACTCtttctaataaattgttaatatagtTCCTCTTCTTTTTTCTTAACATTGGTGGTTTCTTTCCTTATCTTATCAAACAACATTCTATTTTCCTCGGTTTGTCTTTCTAACCATATCCTTTTACTGGTGCATCTTTCTTCAACTTTAACGCTACATTCTTCATCAAACCAAGGTTTTTTCCTTACTTTCCTTTTCTTTCCACACACTTCTTTAGCTGTTTCCTGTACTGCCTGTTTTAGAGTCTCCCATCTTTGATTTAAATTGGTTTCTAATTCGTTACCCTGTGTACTTTCCTCCAACATTTTGAATCTGTTTGTAAGTTTCAATTTGAATTCTTCCGCTCCtccttttttagttttcaatatttccaCCGCTTGTCTTTCACAAGCTCTTTCCACTTTACTTTTTACCTCCGCTATTCGTTGTCTAACTCTTACTAAAACTAAATAGTGATCTGTGCCGCACTCTGCTGCTCTTCGACTATGAACATCTAAAATACTACTCTTCTGTCTTTGGTCTATCATTACATGATCTATTTGGTTTTTGACTATTCCATTTGGAGAAACCCAGgtttgtttatgaatatttttatgtggAAAAGCTGTGCTCATTACTTTAGAATTTATAGTTTCACAGAAACTAAGGAGTCTTACTCCATTATCATTGGTTTTTCTCATGTAAGCTATGCTTACCTGCCACTTCCTTCCATGTATCTTCTTTTCCTATTTTTGAGTTTGCATctcctaaaattattttttaaatcataatttggtAACTTTGTAACTAGCTCTTCCAgagtatcataaaatatatctttaacttCTTCTTCTGCTTCTTCTGTTGGTGCGTATATACTACATAATGACATGTTCCTAAATCTACCTTAATCCTAATATTGCACATCCTTTCGTCAAATGAACTAAACTCCATTACTGCTGGACTCCACTTCTTCTTAACAGCAAAACCAACTCCACCATAGTATCTTCCTCCATTATTGCCGCTATAATATATGACATAtccttttgtgtttattttaccaGCTAGGGGCCATCTTGTTTCTTGAAGAAGGGCTACTATGTCCATTTGATTTTTCTCTAGCTCATCTGACAAAAATGTCTACTGCTCCTGGCACTGCCAGGCTTTCTAACATTCCATGTACCTATTCTCAAATCCTTCTGACAAATCCGAGTCGAAATCCTTTTGTTCCTGTCCTGGTCCGAGGCTGCTTGTTGGCGATAACGTGACACGATGTTTTTGCGGAGCAGGTGTCAGCTTACGTCCAACCCCCAACCTGGAGGACCAGGGTATCCCTTCTCGTCTGGCTCCTACCTCACGAAGACCTGTCCGGCAAGGGAGACCCTACCAGTAGCTAAGCTACCGCCGGCATAGCTCTCGAGGTTGTCAGAGGACACAAGCCCCACCGCCACATCAAGACAAGGATACCTTCGGGGGGGTCCCTTCCAGATTTAGAATTATAGAGAAATCTATCCTGATGGTTGTTTCTTGGATGCCGTTGCATTTGTCTCCACCGGTCAGTTATACTTGAGCTATTTCTGGGCTATTAATTTTTCCCTTCCAGATAGAAAAATTATAGTTGAAGCAGGTTGTCAACCAAACTCAACTAAAATATTACGGGATGGAACCAACAGTGGTGTAAGCAGCTAAAGCCTAACAACCAAGTTGATTCGACCAATATCAAGTACAAGTCCAGCTCCATAGTACCTTAAATTCGTCAAAGGGAATTGAATTTGGAAGTTTCTTGAATATATCCTAGGTGAGGTGAAAGAAGAACTGACAGCCAGCTTTGTAACCGATGTTCAGGATGGAGGTATCCAAACATCTCCACTCCAGAGCATATTATCACATTTAGTTTGTCCCATCCCTGGAAAACCATCAAAGCCGGATATCTTGCATTATCAGTTCCaccctatttaaataaaaaaacacaaaaaaatttacatctGTAAAATACTGCTTTTGTAACGCAGACACATTCATAGCTCCCACTCCAGTCAATAAGCTCCAAAACCTTATAGAATTATATACATGCAAAGTATAACTGACCGGTGGAGACAAATGCAGCGGCATCCAAGAAACAACCATCAGGATAGATTTCCACAATTGGTTCTAAAGCCCCAGTTTCTGACATTCCTCTGCACAATTTAATTGGTTACACAGACATCTGAGACACAAATCAGAATGTATGGGAAAGCTGATGCTGTTGTTTTCCGTGTTGCTGATAATAGCATAACAATAAACCTGCTAACGACAACAGGTCATATAGGATGTTTTGTAGATCTGAGTAAAACCGACTTCTGGTAAAATCAATATGTCAACCATTTGTCTGGGGGAACAGTCCGAAGGGAAACCTGATGAATCCAGTTAATTTAATATCCACCATATCAAAGATATTTTGGGGCCTtattttttgcctttattttcTTTTGCCGGACAACATAGATAGATTATATTcatgcaagcaaaatattaacattgaaatatacTAGATAACAGGCCATTGACGCTATAAAACTAAAGATGCAGAAAGCAGGCGGTCATGCATAACTTAacctaataaaaactataaaacttaacaatcaataaatacaataaatactagtCAATAGttaaaacatgcaataaaatataataaataagttaacaatataatagatagttaataattaaaattgggaCGGTTGATGAGACGACTATCCCACGTACTGCCGGATGCCCGTCACGTGTTCGACGTAGATATCCCGGCTCCATTTGATGGCCTCGGAGACGCAGCGCCGGGCCAGGGCAGCACCCCTGCGGCGGTCAACTCCCAGGCGGCTGAGGGTAGTCCAGTTGGCGGAATCCCAGGCACCTAGGGACCCCACCACGAAGGCGTCTACAGATGTCCGGTATCCCCCAGCCGAGAGCAGTCGCGCCACAGGAGCATACTTCTCCATCTTCTTCTCCCTGGCCGTCGTCACCGACTGCCAACCGTCTTCATAGGGCACCGTGACGTCGACTACACGTACAATCTTGTTTCTCCGGTCGATCGTCACGATGTCCGGTCGGCAGCTGGTCACCTCCTCCGGGACCTCCACGTCTGGTACCAGCTCCTGGAACGGCACCCTCTTGTCTAGGCGAGTCTCCTCCTGAGGGTGCCCACGGATCTCCGATGACAGTAGTTCCAGGATGGCATCGTGTCTTCTCGTTATGACAGGCATCATAGGCAGGCAGTGACATAGCACGTGGGCAGTCGTCTCATCGTGTCTTCCACACCTTCTACAACGGCGGTCTTCATTACCCCACCTCCGACACCCGTTCAGTGGCAAGATGTGCAAGGTGTTGAGCCAGGCCCGGTGAATAAACCTCCAGTCGGCGGCGAAACGGGTGTGTCGGCCTCCGCGCATCATGTGATTGGAGGTGGGGCAAGTCGTCACGACTCGAGCCACCCTGCCTTGGTCCGGCTTCGCGGCAAGGGTAGCCCGGCCGTGGAGCTGCAGAGCTCGCCGCAGCCGCTGACGCCAGGGACCTCCGGCTCCTCCCGTCCACGGGTGATTGGCCGTCCCCCACCAGGCATCGTCAGTTGGAATGTCCGCCGCTCCTCACTCCACCCCCACCGGAGCGTAGGCAGGCGCTTGGAGAGGCGGTTTTCTTGCCGTCCGGGCCGCAGAAAAGGTGGTGGTGACGTTGGAGTTCCCCGCCACGTCCCCGTTGAGGTAGTTGACGAGCTGTCCAACGTCGACCCGAGCAGCAGAGCGATGCCCAGCAGATACGGCTAGGCCCTCCAGGGCAAGACGGGAGATTTTCGGGTCAGGTGAAGTCAGGAGCCGGAACGCATGCCCTACCGCGGCTAAATCGGCTTGGTCGGAGATAGGGAGCAGACCCGCGCCGCCCCACGATGGTGGAAGCTCGACCAGCTCCACGCTGGCTCGCGAGGGGAGGCCGAGTGTCCTCTTGCCTTCCGCCCTCATCAAAGAGTCCAACCCCTTTAGGGAGGTCTTCCTGATCCTCGCCGTCCTGAGGTTGAAATCCAGCTGGGGGACTATGAATGTCCTGACCGCGTCCAACTTCTGCCATGGCGCGAGCCCACTGGCAAAAATTTTTAGCGGTCTCCTCTTCCAGTCTGGCAATGGTGGCCACTGGGGTCTGGTCACCTCTCATCCCAGTGGGCACACCAAGGTGATCATAAGTATCTCCATCCTCAAGGACGCGGAGGGGGGAGCCGTAGATGGTGAATGCGGTCGGCCTCACGGTTCTGCCGGCGACATGAAGTGTCGCACACTTCTCAGGCTTGAACCTGAGGCCAACCCAGGTCGCCGCCGAAGAAACGGAGTCCAGCAAGGCTTGGAGCGAGGCCTCCGACCTAGCCACAATGGCCAGATCATCGGCATAAGCCAATACGCTGATCCGCTCCCCGTGCAGCGACACACCGTGCTCCCCCTCCAATGCGAGTACTGGGCGGATTAGGTACTCCATGACGAGGTTAAAGAGCACCGGAGACAGAGGACAGCCCTGGCGGGACTCCAGCCTGGAAGGAGATGGCTGGAGTGACCCCAACCAGAGTGCCTGATGGTCGTAGCACTCCCCTCGTAAAGATCTTTGATTAGGGCCAGCTGAGCCTCCGTGAGACCCGCACTACGCAATGCCGCCACAACAGCCGAGTGAGGGACACTCCCGAAGGCATTAGCCAGGTCGAGCCATGCTAAACAGAGTTCCCCACCCCGTCGTCGTGCCTCATCCAGAAGCTCCTGGAGCACAAAATTGTGCTCCAAGCAGCCCTCGGACGCAGTGAACCCCTTCTGCGCCCAGGATAGGAGGCGATGATCAGTCATCCACGATGAAAGGCGATGAGCCAATACACTGCAGAACAGCTTGCCCGCAGTGTCTGACAGCGCGATGGGCCGCCAGTTGGTTTATCTCATCGGGGGTCCCCTTCTTGTGGATCAGCACCGTGGACGATACCTTCCACGACGGTGGGAAGCACCCGGCCGCCAGGCAGATGTTGAAAATGGCGGAAAGCACGTGGCCAGATGGGTCCACGGCGGCGCCAGATGCCATATTTAACGCCATCCGGGCCCGGAGCGGTGTTGGCGGTTCTCCGGAGCATCTTCGCTACTTCCCTCGGCTCGATCCGGTCTAGTAGCGGGGGCGGGGAAGCCGCAGCGGGTATCTTGCAGCCAGGGGGAGGCTCAACGGCACAGCCCACCTTCGCCGAGTAGGATGAGGTAAAATAAGCCATAATGGCTTCCTCCGCGATGGAACAAATCGGCGAGGAGGCCTCTAGGAGCTCCCTCATGGC is drawn from Homalodisca vitripennis isolate AUS2020 unplaced genomic scaffold, UT_GWSS_2.1 ScUCBcl_3324;HRSCAF=8789, whole genome shotgun sequence and contains these coding sequences:
- the LOC124372470 gene encoding uncharacterized protein LOC124372470; translated protein: MRGGRHTRFAADWRFIHRAWLNTLHILPLNGCRRWGNEDRRCRRCGRHDETTAHVLCHCLPMMPVITRRHDAILELLSSEIRGHPQEETRLDKRVPFQELVPDVEVPEEVTSCRPDIVTIDRRNKIVRVVDVTVPYEDGWQSVTTAREKKMEKYAPVARLLSAGGYRTSVDAFVVGSLGAWDSANWTTLSRLGVDRRRGAALARRCVSEAIKWSRDIYVEHVTGIRQYVG